In the Malus domestica chromosome 16, GDT2T_hap1 genome, one interval contains:
- the LOC114822172 gene encoding ubiquitin carboxyl-terminal hydrolase 21-like, whose translation MPENADGSSPLKALGDPSPDSSLPNPNGSSPIFEQEQGDQGEREEEGEHSPLPSPLNLAGNNLSNCESNSSDSLRFSSSWFSPWTLSSSTKDSLISLQSQFPMEETKPSMVSAGLANLGSTCFMNAILQCFTHTVPLLEGLHSSNHSIPCDCGSEGFCILCALRDHIDLSIASSGRVVSPWKLVDNLNHISSYFQRYQQEDAHEFLQCFLDKLERSSLDCMKKDESSSVQDKNLVERVFGGRLLSKLRCCNCGHCSDTYEPLIDLSLEIEEADTLPRALESFTKIENINDSETKFTCEKCKEVSVEKQLVVDQAPQVAAFHLKRFKTDGSNVQKIEKHVEFPRELDLKPYTSGNDIDSDVELKYELYAIVEHVGFSSTSGHYFCFVRSSPDTWHRLDDSRVTRVREEFVLSQGGYILLYARKGTPWFSSVVEALKPCLDPAIMSTSPKSVLENVENISNLSPSANDVHFRAANEPTDAREMNTLSLSPVRPKGVEVSDTRGAANGLSERINGSRRDAGCSKETIDTDAVIDASNPGQGRNNFDKTSLNTENICSTSTLVGSGCHKGSAKVILQPMTPP comes from the exons ATGCCCGAAAATGCAGATGGGTCTTCCCCTCTGAAAGCCCTAGGCGACCCATCGCCGGATTCTTCTTTACCAAACCCTAACGGCTCTTCACCAATTTTTGAACAAGAACAAGGAGATCAAGGAGAAcgagaagaagaaggtgaacaTTCTCCACTGCCTTCGCCTCTCAATCTTGCCGGTAATAATTTATCAAATTGTGAATCGAATTCTTCCGATTCATTGCGATTTTCGTCTTCTTGGTTCTCTCCGTGGACTTTATCGTCTTCTACCAAGGATTCGCTGATTTCCTTACAATCCCAGTTTCCCATGGAAGAAACCAAACCCTCTATGGTG AGTGCAGGGCTTGCAAATCTAGGTAGCACATGCTTTATGAATGCAATCCTGCAGTGCTTTACACACACTGTGCCGCTCTTGGAGGGTCTTCATTCTTCCAATCATTCGATACCCTGTGATT GTGGTAGTGAAGGATTCTGCATTCTTTGTGCTCTTCGTGACCACATTGATCTTTCAATAGCTTCTTCAGGAAGAGTTGTTTCACCATGGAAACTTGTTGACAATTTGAATC ATATCTCATCTTACTTCCAAAGATACCAGCAAGAAGATGCACATGAGTTCTTGCAGTGTTTTTTAGATAAACTTGAGAGATCTTCTTTGGATTGTATGAAAAAGGATGAGAGTTCCTCTGTGCAAGATAAAAACCTTGTGGAAAGGGTTTTTGGTGGTCGTCTCCTAAGCAAA CTCCGATGTTGCAATTGCGGTCACTGTTCTGACACATATGAACCTCTGATTGATCTGAGTCTGGAGATTGAAGAAGCAGATACACTTCCAAGGGCTCTGGAGTCCTTCACTAAGATAGAAAATATCAATGACTCGGAGACAAAGTTTACATGTGAGAAGTGCAAAGAAGTGTCGGTGGAGAAGCAGCTTGTGGTTGACCAGGCCCCTCAAGTTGCTGCATTTCATCTAAAGAGATTTAAGACTGATGGATCTAATGTTCAGAAGATTGAAAAACATGTAGAGTTTCCTCGGGAGTTGGACTTGAAGCCATACACCAGTGGCAATGACATTGACAGCGAT GTGGAATTGAAGTACGAACTTTATGCAATTGTGGAGCATGTTGGGTTCTCATCTACTTCTGGGCATTACTTTTGCTTTGTTCGATCGTCTCCAGATACATGGCATAGGTTGGATGACTCAAGG gtCACTAGGGTTCGAGAAGAATTTGTTCTATCACAGGGGGGATACATTCTGTTGTATGCAAGGAAGGGTACTCCCTGGTTTTCGAGTGTAGTGGAAGCACTAAAGCCATGCTTGGATCCAGCTATTATGAGTACATCACCTAAGTCGGTTCTAGAGAATGTTGAGAACATCAGTAATTTATCTCCTAGTGCCAATGATGTTCATTTTCGTGCTGCCAATGAACCCACCGATGCTCGTGAGATGAATACTCTTTCGTTGAGTCCAGTAAGACCTAAAGGAGTTGAGGTCTCTGACACTAGAGGTGCAGCTAATGGACTTTCTGAACGGATTAACGGATCTAGGCGTGATGCTGGTTGTTCCAAGGAGACTATAGATACTGATGCTGTCATTGATGCTTCGAATCCAGGTCAGGGAAGAAACAATTTTGATAAAACGTCACTCAACACTGAGAATATCTGTAGTACATCAACTCTTGTTGGAAGTGGCTGTCATAAA